The following are encoded in a window of Acropora muricata isolate sample 2 chromosome 6, ASM3666990v1, whole genome shotgun sequence genomic DNA:
- the LOC136919659 gene encoding tetratricopeptide repeat protein 28-like: MDEQAGKGKDFGSQRLDFQLLGGLQTRGQAYGNLGNAYDSLGDIRKAIDYHEKRLKIAIEIGDRDGEGRAYGNLVNAYRSPGDIRKAIEYHEKHLKSAIEIGDRAGEGEAYGNLGNAYVSLGDFRKAIEYHEKDLKIAIEIGDRAGEGRAYENLGNAYKSLGDIRKAIEYHEKHLKIAIEIGDRAGEGQAYGNLGDAYFSLGDFRKAMEYHEKDLKIGIEIGDRAGEGRAYGNLGNAYDSTGDIRKAIEYHEKHLKIAIEIGDRAGEGRAYGNLGNANDSTGDIRKAIEYHEKHLKIAIEIGDRAGEGGAYGNLGNAYFSLGDFQKAIEYHETDLKIAIEIGDRAGEGRAYGNLGIAYDSTDDIGKAIEYHEKRLKIAIEIGDRAGEGGAYGNLGNAYDSLGDIRKAIEYHEKDLKIAIEIGDRAGEGQAYGNLGNAYFSLGDFRKAMAYHEKDLKIGIEIGDRAGEGQAYGNLGIAYDSLGDIRKAIGYHEKDLKIAIEIGDRAGEGRAYGNLGNAYFSLGDFRKAMEYHEKHLKIAIQIGDRAGEGGAYGNLGIAYDSTGDIRKAIEYHEKRLKIAIEIGDRAGEGGAYGNLGNAYKSLGDIRKAIEYHEKDLKIAIEIGDRAGEGRAYGNLGIAYDSLGDIRKSIEYLEKRLKIAIEIGDRAGEGGAYGNLGNAYFSLGDIRKAIEYHEKHLKLAIEIDDREGEGMAYNNIGIGYCELGQFDIAVDNVGSAVGVFNTLRSLLKSESNLKMKFRDLCEMTYTMLWRLLLRIGKFDEALVAADEGRAQTLYDDLLIQYGLASPPSCATFDSKETTIRLFTELSPQIIFLGLAELSISIWFLSRGQKVTFRQGMLDADITEKDPIRALQQAALTKIEAEIEVRCEDRTFDELDNECPSSREVCEEVEKSCHSSDNPFRPIYDAVIAPIVDLLGAQFDELVIVSDGALCFTPWAAIVESIRIRTVPSLTSYQLISSVHEGHHKKTGALLVGNPCLKELKRPPPDLPCAQKEVEMIASILNTRPLTGREATKAEVLKQMSSVGLIHIAAHGNELTGEIALSPNPGWVSKFPQRKDYILKMSDVQAANLRARLVVLSCCHSGRGRIFKGEGVVGIARAFLAAGARSVLISLWAIDDEATMVFMKSFYQHLKEGKTASAAIHQTMKSFRESENFSEMRYWAPFQLIGDDVKIEFEADDDFKS, from the coding sequence ATGGATGAACAGGCCGGAAAAGGAAAAGACTTCGGCAGTCAAAGATTAGATTTCCAGTTACTTGGTGGATTACAAACAcgaggacaagcctatggaaatctcggtaatgcttatgactcactgggtgacatccgaaaagccattgactatcatgaaaaacgcttgaaaattgcaatagaaatcggtgatcgagacggagaaggacgagcctatggaaatctcgttAATGCTTACAGATCACCGGGTgacatccgaaaagccattgagtatcatgaaaaacacttgaaaagtgcaatagaaatcggtgatcgggccggagaaggagaagcctatggaaatctgggTAATGCTTAcgtttcactgggtgacttccgaaaagccattgagtatcatgaaaaagacttgaaaattgcaatagaaatcggtgatcgggcaggagaaggacgagcctatgaaaatctcggtaatgcttacaaatcactgggtgacatccgaaaagccattgagtatcatgaaaaacacttgaaaattgcaatagaaatcggtgatcgggccggagaaggacaagcctatggaaatctcggtgatgcttacttttcactgggtgacttccgaaaagccatggagtatcatgaaaaagacttgaaaattggaatagaaatcggtgatcgggccggagaaggacgagcctatggaaatctcggtaatgcttatgacTCAACGGGTGAcattcgaaaagccattgagtatcatgaaaaacacttgaaaattgcaatagaaatcggtgatcgggccggagaaggacgagcctatggaaatctcggtaatgctaaTGACTCAACGGGTGAcattcgaaaagccattgagtatcatgaaaaacacttgaaaattgcaatagaaatcggtgatcgggccggagaaggaggagcctatggaaatctcggtaatgcttacttttcactgggtgacttccaaaaagccattgagtatcatgaaacagacttgaaaattgcaatagaaatcggtgatcgggccggagaaggacgagcctatggaaatctcggtattgcttatgACTCAACGGATGACAtcggaaaagccattgagtatcatgaaaaacgcttgaaaattgcaatagaaatcggtgatcgggccggggaaggaggagcctatggaaatctcggtaatgcttacgactcactgggtgacatccgaaaagccattgagtatcatgaaaaagacttgaaaattgcgatagaaatcggtgatcgggccggagaaggacaagcctatggaaatctcggtaatgcttacttttcactgggtgacttccgaaaagccatggcgtatcatgaaaaagatttgaaaattggaatagaaatcggtgatcgggccggagaaggacaagcctatggaaatctcggtattgcttatgactcactgggtgacatccgaaaagccattgggtatcatgaaaaagacttgaaaattgcaatagaaatcggtgatcgggccggagaaggacgagcctatggaaatctcggtaatgcttacttttcactgggtgactttcgaaaagccatggagtatcacgaaaaacacttgaaaattgcaatacaaatcggtgatcgggccggagaaggaggagcctatggaaatctcggtattgcttatgACTCAACGGGTgacatccgaaaagccattgagtatcatgaaaaacgcttgaaaattgcaatagaaatcggtgatcgggctggagaaggaggagcttatggaaatctcggtaatgcttacaaatcactgggtgacatccgaaaagccattgagtatcatgaaaaagacttgaaaattgcaatagaaatcggtgatcgggccggagaaggacgagcatatggaaatctcggtattgcttatgactcactgggtgacatccgaaaatccattgagtatcttgaaaaacgcttgaaaattgcaatagaaatcggtgatcgggccggagaaggaggagcctatggaaatctcggtaatgcttacttttcactgggtgacatccgaaaagccattgagtatcacgagAAACACTTGaaacttgcaatagaaatcgatgatcgggaGGGAGAAGGAATGGCTTATAACAATATTGGTATTGGATACTGTGAACTTGGACAGTTTGACATTGCAGTGGATAACGTTGGGTCCGCTGTGGGTGTGTTTAATACTTTGAGATCTCTATTGAAGTCTGAAAgtaacttgaaaatgaaatttcgtgaTCTGTGTGAGATGACGTACACTATGTTATGGAGATTattgctaagaattggaaaGTTCGACGAGGCTTTGGTTGCTGCTGAtgaaggacgagcgcagactttgtacGACgatttgttgattcaatatggACTCGCTTCACCCCCATCTTGTGCCACATTTGACTCCAAGGAGACCACAATtcgcctcttcacagagctttctcCACAAATTATCTTTCTGGGACTCGCAGAACTCAGCATCAGCATTTGGTTTTTGAGCAGGGGACAGAAAGTTACATTTCGACAAGGGATGCTAGATGCTGATATCACAGAGAAAGATCCCATACGCGCCTTACAACAAGCAGCTTTAACAAAAATCGAAGCTGAGATTGAAGTGAGatgcgaagatcgcacatttgatgagTTAGACAACGAATGTCCATCTAGCAGAGAAGTGTGCGAAGAGGTGGAAAAGTCATGTCACTCTTCAGACAATCCTTTTAGGCCAATTTATGATGCAGTGATTgctccaattgttgacttgcttggagCTCAattcgacgagttggtcattgtttctgacggtgcgctgtgctttacaCCATGGGCCGCAAttgttgaatcgattaggattcgcactgtcccctctcttaccagttatcaattgatctcaagtgtacacgagggccatcacaagaagacaggggcgcttttagtcggaaatccgtgcttgaAGGAGTTGAAGAGACCTCCAcccgacttaccatgtgctcaaaaggaagtagaaatgattgcatcaattctgaacaccagacccctaacagggagagaggcaacaaaagctgaagtgttaaaacagatgtcgtcagttggtttaattcacattgctgcccacggaaacgaactcactggagaaattgctttatctccaaaccctggatgggtTTCGAAGTTCCCTCAAAGAAAggattacattttgaaaatgtccgatgtacaagcggcaaatcttcgagctcgtcttgtggtcttaagttgctgtcacagtggacgaggtaGAATCTtcaagggtgagggtgtggtcggtatcgcacgtgccttcttggcagctggtgctcgttctgtgttgatatccctgtgggcaatagacgatgaagctaccatggtgttcatgaaaagcttctaccaacatctgaaggaaggaaaaaccgccagtgctgctattcaccaaacgatgaaatcctttcgtgaatctgagaatttttctgagatgaggtactgggctccattccaacttatcggagatgacgtcaagattgaattcgaggcggatgatgACTTCAAAAGTTAG
- the LOC136919835 gene encoding tetratricopeptide repeat protein 28-like: MGEQAGKGKDLVSQRLDFQLLGGSQTLLESLKEHVIISIQKGDRADEGNSYRGLGIAYFSLGDFRKAIEYHEKNLKIAIEIGDRAGEGQAYGNLGNAYDSLVDIRKAIEHHEKHLKIAIEIGDRAAEGGAYVNLGNAYRSLGNFRKAIEHQEKRLKIAIEIGDRAAEGGAYGNLGNAYFSLGDIRKAIESHEKDLNIAIKIGDRAGEGGAYGNLGNAYSSLGDFRKAIEYQEKGLKIAIEIGDRAAEGGAYGNLGNAYRSLGEIRKSIEYDEKLLKIAIEIGYRAGEGTAYGHLGIAYFSLGDIRKAIECHKNHLKIAIEIGSRVGEGGAYGNLGNAYDSLGDFRKAIEYHEKLLKIATEIGYRAGEGKAYGNLGIAYGSLGDFRKAIEYQEKGLKIAIEIGDRAAEGGAYGNLGNAYRSLGEIRKSIEYDEKLLKIAIEIGYRAGEGTAYGHLGIAYFSLGDIRKAIECHKNHLKIAIEIGSRVGEGGAYGNLGNAYDSLGDFRKAIEYHEKLLKIATEIGYRAGEGKAYGNLGIAYGSLGDFRKAIEYQEKCLKIAIEVGDRAGEGRAYGNLGNAYGSLGDLRKAIEFHEKSLKIAIESGDRAAEGVAYYNIGRGYSGLGQFDIAVDNVVSAVGVFNTLRSLLKSESNLKMKFRDLREMTYTTLWKLLLRIGKINEALVAADQGRAQTLYDNLLILYGLASPPSCATFDSKETTIRLFTELSPQIIFLGLAELSISIWFLRRGQKVAFRQGMLDADITEKDPIRALLQAALTKIEAEIEVRCEDRTFDELDNECPSSREVYEEVEKACHSSDNPFRPIYDAVIAPIVDLLGAQFDELVIVSDGALCFTPWAAIVEWIRIRTVPSLTTYQLISSVPEGHHKKTGALLVGNPCLKELEKPPPDLPCAQKEVEMIASILNTRPLTGREATKAEVIKRMSSVGLIHIAAHGNKRTGEIALSPNLGWTSKFPREKDFILKMSDVQAANLRARLVVLSCCHSGRGRILKGEGVVGIARAFLAAGARSVLISLWAIDDEATMVFMKSFYEQLKEGKTASAAIHQTMKSFRESENFSEMRYWAPFQLIGDDVKIEFEVDDDVKS; this comes from the coding sequence ATGGGTGAACAGGCCGGGAAAGGAAAAGACTTGGTCAGTCAAAGATTAGATTTCCAGTTACTGGGTGGCTCACAAACACTTCTTGAGTCTCTTAAAGAACATGTGATTATTAGCATTCAGAAAGGTGATCGAGCCGATGAGGGAAACTCCTATCGaggtctcggtattgcttacttttcactgggtgacttccgaaaagccattgagtatcatgaaaaaaacttgaaaattgcaatagaaatcggtgatcgggccggagaaggacaagcctatggaaatctcggtaatgcttatgacTCACTGGTTgacatccgaaaagccattgagcatcatgaaaaacacttgaaaattgcaatagaaattggtgatcgggccgcagaaggaggagcctatgtaaatctcggtaatgcttacagatcactgggtaacttccgaaaagctattgagcATCAAgaaaaacgcttgaaaattgcaatagaaatcggtgatcgggccgcagaaggaggagcctatggaaatctcggcaatgcttacttttcactgggtgacatccgaaaagccattgagtctCATGAAAAAGACCTGaacattgcaataaaaatcggtgatcgggccggagaaggaggagcctatggaaatctcggtaatgcttacagttcactgggtgacttccgaaaagccattgagtatcaggaaaaaggcttgaaaattgctatcgaaatcggtgatcgggctgcagaaggaggagcctatggaaatctcggtaatgcttacagatCACTGGGTGAAAtccgaaaatccattgagtatgatgaaaaactcttgaagattgcaatagaaatcggttatcgggccggagaaggaacagcctatggacatctcggtattgcttacttttcactgggtgacatccgaaaagccattgagtgtcataaaaaccacttgaaaattgcaatagaaatcggtagtcgggtcggagaaggaggagcctatggaaatctcggtaatgcttatgactcactgggtgacttccgaaaagctattgagtatcatgaaaaactcttgaaaattgcaacagaaatcgggtatcgggctggagaaggaaaagcctatggaaatctcggtattgcttacggatcactgggtgacttccgaaaagccattgagtatcaggaaaaaggcttgaaaattgctatcgaaatcggtgatcgggctgcagaaggaggagcctatggaaatctcggtaatgcttacagatCACTGGGTGAAAtccgaaaatccattgagtatgatgaaaaactcttgaagattgcaatagaaatcggttatcgggccggagaaggaacagcctatggacatctcggtattgcttacttttcactgggtgacatccgaaaagccattgagtgtcataaaaaccacttgaaaattgcaatagaaatcggtagtcgggtcggagaaggaggagcctatggaaatctcggtaatgcttatgactcactgggtgacttccgaaaagctattgagtatcatgaaaaactcttgaaaattgcaacagaaatcgggtatcgggctggagaaggaaaagcctatggaaatctcggtattgcttacggatcactgggtgacttccgaaaagccattgagtatcaagaaaaatgcttgaaaattgcaatagaagtcggtgatcgggccggagaaggacgagcctatggaaatctcggtaatgcttatggctcactgggtgacctccgaaaagccattgagtttcatgaaaaaagcttgaaaattgcaatagaaagcGGTGATCGGGCCGCAGAAGGAGTGGCTTATTACAATATTGGTAGGGGATACTCTGGGCTTGGACAGTTTGACATTGCAGTAGATAATGTTGTGTCCGCTGTGGGTGTGTTTAATACTTTGAGATCTCTATTGAAGTCTGAAAgtaacttgaaaatgaaatttcgtgaTCTGCGCGAGATGACGTACACAACGTTATGGAAATTattgctaagaattggaaagattaacgaggctttggttgctgctgatcaaggacgagcgcagactttgtacGACAATTTGTTGATTCTATATGGACTCGCTTCACCCCCATCTTGTGCCACATTTGACTCCAAGGAGACCACAATtcgcctcttcacagagctttctcCACAAATTATCTTTCTGGGACTCGCAGAACTCAGCATCAGCATTTGGTTTTTGAGAAGGGGacagaaagttgcatttcgacAAGGGATGCTAGATGCTGATATCACAGAGAAAGATCCCATACGCGCCTTACTACAAGCAGCTTTAACAAAAATCGAGGCAGAGATTGAAGTGAGatgcgaagatcgcacatttgatgagTTAGACAACGAATGTCCGTCTAGCAGAGAAGTGTACGAAGAGGTGGAAAAGGCATGTCACTCTTCAGACAATCCTTTTAGGCCAATTTATGATGCAGTGATTgctccaattgttgacttgcttggagCTCAattcgacgagttggtcattgtttctgacggtgcgctgtgctttacaCCATGGGCCGCAATTGTTGAAtggattaggattcgcactgtcccctctcttaccacttatcaattgatctcaagtgtacccgAGGGCCATCataagaagacaggggcgcttttagtcggaaatccgtgcttgaAGGAGTTGGAGAAACCTCCAcccgacttaccatgtgctcaaaaggaagtagaaatgattgcatcaattctgaacaccagacccctaacagggagagaggcaacaaaagctgaagtgataaaacggatgtcgtcagttggtttaattcacattgctgcccacggaaacaagcgcactggagaaattgccctatctccaaaccttggatggacttccaagttccctcgagaaaaggatttcattttgaaaatgtccgatgtacaagcggccaatcttcgagctcgccttgttgtcttaagttgctgtcacagtggacgaggcagaatcttgaagggtgagggtgtggtcggtatcgcacgtgccttcttggcagctggtgctcgttctgtgttgatatccctgtgggcaatagacgatgaagctaccatggtgttcatgaaaagcttcTACGAACagctgaaggaaggaaaaaccgccagtgctgctattcaccaaacgatgaaatcctttcgtgaatctgagaatttttctgagatgaggtactgggctccattccaacttatcggagatgatgtcaagattgaattcgaggtggatgatgacgtcaaaagtTAG
- the LOC136920135 gene encoding uncharacterized protein: MHKLEKTIPRSTSPPPINSPGTSQASARRYRKLRRLRRKRLRFRRKRKEIKAALNYKAQQLNAINLSDTNINEPQISVLRKGPSFCPSPKDVNWQLVHDDLEAFEARLRTSVFFLEKTDEPEEDHEKPHYLPPVPGNKNWRPPLSKYPELELFLSNIRKDVLNPNIKLTKDNLSERERTALRKLKNSTTVVRIQDKGSRFVLLSSADYEEKMFSQLNNEVHYNQLQLDPTPKHISVVERWCSKWLQKGEISPEVANWVNNQKAKPGVAFGNVKTHKEGNPLRLITSCCGTPIENLSAFTEFYLQPLARKLPSFIKDTTDLLNRIELINNSGPFPEGTLLVSWDVVSMFPNIDNNLGLTAVKNALNARERPMPSTKCILEAVEICLKNNHSVFQHSFFLQIHGTAMGPKNACSYADLAMGEIDHKAKFCGPIKPALWWRYRDDIFDLWQQGLPALKTFTEYINSLYPTIKFELVFSDNHLNVLDVTLHLIDGFIKTDVYSKPTDSHLYLPLSSSHPRHVFKAIPFGVALRLRRNCSEDNFLSKRCEEYKGYLVNQEYFIIFIPGN; this comes from the exons ATGCACAAGTTGGAGAAGACTATTCCGAGAAGTACATCACCCCCTCCAATCAATTCACCCGGTACCTCGCAAGCTAGTGCTAGGCGTTACCGCAAATTAAGAAGGTTACGTAGAAAACGACTCCGATTTCGGAGAAAACGTAAAGAGATCAAGGCTGCTTTAAACTACAAAGCCCAGCAGCTCAATGCCATCAACTTATCGGACACGAACATTAACGAACCCCAAATTTCTGTGTTGCGAAAAGGGCCCTCCTTTTGTCCATCACCAAAAGATGTGAATTGGCAACTTGTCCATGACGATTTGGAGGCATTTGAAGCCCGCCTACGAACATCAGTATTCTTCTTGGAGAAAACTGACGAACCTGAAGAGGACCATGAGAAACCACATTATTTGCCACCTGTACCAGGTAACAAAAATTGGAGACCTCCATTGTCAAAATATCCCGAACTTGAACTTTTTCTATCCAACATTAGAAAAGACGTATTAAATCCCAATATTAAATTAACTAAAGATAATTTATCAGAGAGAGAACGAACTGCACTTAGGAAGCTTAAGAATTCTACGACAGTTGTTAGAATCCAGGATAAAGGTTCAAGATTTGTTTTGCTAAGCTCTGCCGATTATGAAGAGAAAATGTTTAGTCAACTCAACAATGAGGTTCACTATAATCAGTTACAATTAGATCCCACACCTAAGCACATTTCTGTTGTGGAAAGGTGGTGTTCAAAATGGCTGCAAAAAGGCGAGATTTCCCCTGAGGTAGCCAATTGGGTCAACAACCAAAAGGCAAAGCCAGGGGTAGCATTCGGCAATGTTAAAACTCATAAAGAGGGAAATCCACTTCGGCTAATTACTTCATGTTGTGGTACACCTATTGAGAATTTGTCAGCTTTTACCGAATTTTATCTACAACCGCTCGCTCGTAAATTACCATCGTTCATCAAGGACACCACCGATCTACTCAACAGaattgaattaattaataatagtgGCCCTTTTCCCGAAGGCACCTTATTGGTTTCCTGGGATGTAGTTTCCATGTTTCCAAATATTGACAACAACTTAGGTCTCACCGCAGTAAAAAATGCCCTTAATGCCAGAGAACGGCCAATGCCATCCACTAAGTGTATCCTAGAAGCGGTTGAAATCTGCCTTAAGAATAACCATTCGGTTTTCCAGCATAGTTTTTTCTTACAAATCCATGGCACCGCCATGGGACCTAAAAACGCATGTAGTTATGCAGATCTAGCCATGGGAGAGATCGACCACAAAGCTAAATTTTGTGGCCCCATCAAACCAGCTCTTTGGTGGCGTTACCGTGATGATATTTTCGATCTCTGGCAGCAGGGCCTTCCCGCCTTAAAGACATTTACTGAGTACATTAATTCTCTCTACCCTACAATTAAATTTGAGCTAGTATTCTCAGATAATCATCTTAATGTGTTAGATGTAACCTTGCATTTAATTGACGGTTTTATTAAGACTGATGTTTATTCCAAACCAACAGATAGCCATTTATACTTGCCCCTCTCTAGCTCTCACCCACGACATGTATTTAAAGCTATTCCTTTTGGAGTTGCTTTAAGGTTAAGGAGGAATTGTTCCGAAGACAATTTTCTCAGCAAGAGATGTGAGGAGTATAAAGGCTATCTAGTGAACCAAG aatactttataattttcatacctGGTAATTAA